TATTGAATCTCAAGCCAGTCCGTAGACAGCTCAATGGCGATTTGAAGCCGCTCAATCTGACGCTTAAGAAGCAAGGACATCTGCCAGAGAACGGGTTTAGCTATAAAACCGCGCTCTGAAGGTTATGCAAGCACTGAAGTGCCAGTGAACAGCGGCTGATTCCCGCGTCAGCACGCGTTCGCGAGGATGGCGACGCAGGTCACTCTTTAACGATTCCAGATGCCATCCAAGCCCCGGAACCGAGTTGGTGAGGTGTACGGAAAGCTCACGGTCGTCCGTGCCTCAGAGCGTCGTACCAAAAGCGGAAATGCCTATTGGTGGTGTCGATGCTCTTGTGGTCGGGAACGTGAGGTTCCAGGCGACAAACTTTCGCAGAATTCAGCCCGTAAAAAGCCCTTGGTCACGGCCTGTTTGGATTGTTCTCGAGAATTTCAGGTTGAAGCTGTCTGTGCCAAAAATGACCGTGAAGAGCGTCAACGACGCATCGATGCCAAGCAGCGTCGCGCCCAACTGCAAGGCAAAGTCCCTGATGGATGGCTGTCGCTGCCACTCACTGACGCCCATGCAAGGGAGCTGGGGCAGGTGTTGTTTTTTCGTGGCACGCTTTGCCTTCGAGGGCATCTGGCGCCCTATCGCATTAATGGGGGCTGCCTCACGTGCTCTGGGCAAAAGCCTTCTGCTGCTGATTAGCGTTGTTCCGCTGCCGCTTAACCCTCTTCCGTTTGTAGCAACTGGGCAACTCCATTTCCAAACGACCAGTCTTCGCGTTGTGTCGGACTAATACTGATGAAGAGGTCTTCTTTATGAATTCCTTGTTTCTCTAGCGCTTCCGCAAGCATGCGGAACAACTCCACTTTTAAGGCTTTGCTCCTGGGCGAAGATGTGATTTGAAGAAGCAGGGGTGGATCCTCTGATCGTTTAATCCCCCACATCTCACGACTAATCCTCATGCGTGATTTTGGACGTTCATTAATAATATAGAAGCCTCCATTCTCTGGGATTCCCCACGCGCTCACAAAGCAAGAATGAATGGTTTCTTGAAGCTGATCTATCGCCTCTTCAGGCATTCCCTCTGTGATATTAATTGTGATGAGTGGCATTCTATTGTTTAATACTATGATGCATCCTTAGCATGGATCGATCCCTTAATCGGTCCTTCTTGTGACTGATTGTTCACGTTGCATGTTTCAGCTGATCGGCTCAATATCCCATGCTTTTCCATGCGAGAGGGTCTCTCAATGTGGATCGAATGGGGAGAGTTTTCAATTCGTTTGCATCGCTGCGTCTTCGCTGATCACAATGCGAGACTGATTGCAACCTTGCTTCTGCGGTTAAGGCCCCATGGCATCGAGAGATAGTATTCGGGCTGTGTTTGCCGATCCCCAGCTCGATGGGATGGATCGTCTCTATCAAGCGATTGGTGCGATGCTCAAAGACGGCGTTGCCTTTGATAGCGCCTACGCCCAAGTTGTTCAATCTGGTGCTGATTCCACTAAGACCTGGATCAGGTTTTGTGTTCAATCGGCTAGCAGATTTGATGAACCACCCGAGGAGTCGGAGTTTCTAGCCGTATTGGAGGAATGTTGCAGAGAGCATGTTGGCGTCTGATAAGACAACACGCTAGTTTTTATTTTAGAAATGCTTGAAAGACTGATCAGACACTGTTTTTATCCAATGATGTGGAGCATTTGTTGATTGACCGGTTATAATCTCAACGAATGATTGAAATCACTTGCG
This portion of the Synechococcus sp. ROS8604 genome encodes:
- a CDS encoding early protein (E6), with protein sequence MPSKPRNRVGEVYGKLTVVRASERRTKSGNAYWWCRCSCGREREVPGDKLSQNSARKKPLVTACLDCSREFQVEAVCAKNDREERQRRIDAKQRRAQLQGKVPDGWLSLPLTDAHARELGQVLFFRGTLCLRGHLAPYRINGGCLTCSGQKPSAAD
- a CDS encoding tautomerase family protein, with amino-acid sequence MPEEAIDQLQETIHSCFVSAWGIPENGGFYIINERPKSRMRISREMWGIKRSEDPPLLLQITSSPRSKALKVELFRMLAEALEKQGIHKEDLFISISPTQREDWSFGNGVAQLLQTEEG